The following are encoded in a window of Prevotella melaninogenica genomic DNA:
- a CDS encoding SPOR domain-containing protein: MKRLLTIIVFMLTAVVAVNAQGSVTVSQSAEIDALVNGKKASKKNNKDRQKVESQNESARPAIKTPDTRQLTVPKLNEHKPEIARPDNSTLQPVRTKIVKRLVRRPHVPSWDEVEDTRIVTKRIKKGTQKVRGFRVQVYSGGNTRIAHQQADKAGQKAKQLFPEQPVYVHFYPPRWMCLVGNFTNYEAAKKIMRTLRKEGYPHANVIRMMVSIKTTQPVDF, encoded by the coding sequence ATGAAAAGACTCCTTACAATCATAGTTTTTATGCTGACTGCTGTTGTGGCTGTTAATGCCCAAGGGTCGGTGACGGTGTCGCAGAGTGCCGAGATTGACGCATTGGTGAATGGCAAGAAAGCTTCAAAGAAAAATAATAAAGACCGACAGAAAGTAGAGAGTCAAAACGAGAGCGCACGTCCAGCTATCAAGACGCCAGACACGAGACAGCTAACTGTTCCAAAGCTAAACGAGCATAAGCCAGAAATAGCACGCCCAGACAATAGCACCTTACAACCTGTCAGAACAAAGATTGTAAAACGTTTAGTCAGAAGACCGCACGTCCCTTCATGGGATGAGGTTGAAGACACGCGGATTGTGACCAAACGTATCAAAAAAGGTACACAGAAAGTAAGAGGCTTCCGTGTACAAGTTTATAGCGGTGGTAATACTCGTATTGCTCACCAACAAGCAGACAAAGCAGGACAGAAAGCAAAACAGCTCTTCCCTGAGCAGCCTGTTTACGTACATTTCTATCCACCACGTTGGATGTGTCTTGTTGGTAACTTCACCAACTATGAGGCAGCAAAGAAGATTATGCGAACACTCCGAAAGGAAGGCTATCCACATGCTAACGTCATCCGAATGATGGTGAGCATTAAGACAACACAACCTGTAGATTTCTAA
- a CDS encoding DUF1599 domain-containing protein, with protein MASQLTKTQQEFQDVLAECRSLFEKKLHDYGASWRILRPSSLTDQLFIKAKRIRSLEITGESLVGEGIRPEFIALINYSIVGLIQLEKGFVDNVDMTPDEALALYDSYAKESYELMIKKNHDYGEAWRDMRVSSYTDLILTKIERIKEIEDLGGATLVSEGIDANYMDIMNYAVFGAIKLHE; from the coding sequence ATGGCAAGTCAACTGACAAAGACACAGCAGGAATTTCAAGATGTACTCGCAGAGTGCAGAAGTCTCTTTGAAAAGAAGCTCCACGACTATGGTGCTTCATGGCGTATTTTGCGCCCTTCTTCCCTTACTGATCAGCTTTTTATTAAGGCGAAACGCATCCGTTCTTTGGAGATTACGGGTGAAAGTTTGGTGGGTGAAGGTATTCGCCCAGAGTTCATCGCGCTGATAAACTACAGTATCGTAGGACTTATCCAGTTGGAAAAAGGCTTTGTCGACAACGTTGACATGACACCTGATGAGGCATTAGCACTATACGATAGCTACGCAAAGGAATCTTACGAGCTGATGATAAAGAAGAATCACGACTATGGCGAGGCTTGGCGCGATATGCGTGTCAGCAGCTATACCGACCTTATCTTAACAAAGATTGAACGCATTAAGGAGATTGAAGACCTTGGCGGTGCAACACTCGTCAGCGAGGGTATCGATGCCAATTATATGGATATAATGAACTACGCTGTTTTTGGAGCAATCAAACTACATGAATAA
- a CDS encoding HU family DNA-binding protein, with product MRIKLVARKNPQKKTEVKLYANPVNLGKKSLHDIAHDIAGRSSLTRGDIENVLSNFMDCLPHYLRDGFSVQLGEFGTMRLTLSSEGAATEKAFKTETIKPRVTFTPGVELKAALRENSYETVKEEKSGSKEEGGGKTPGPLPEG from the coding sequence ATGAGAATCAAATTAGTAGCGCGGAAGAATCCGCAAAAGAAAACAGAGGTAAAACTCTATGCTAATCCCGTAAATTTGGGCAAGAAAAGTCTGCATGATATTGCGCATGACATTGCGGGGCGTTCTTCGCTGACGCGTGGTGACATTGAGAACGTACTGTCGAACTTTATGGATTGTCTGCCTCATTATCTTCGTGACGGTTTTAGCGTGCAGCTGGGCGAGTTTGGCACGATGCGCTTGACACTGTCAAGCGAGGGGGCTGCAACGGAAAAGGCTTTTAAGACAGAGACCATCAAGCCGCGCGTAACGTTTACGCCAGGTGTAGAACTGAAGGCTGCGCTGCGCGAGAACTCGTATGAGACAGTGAAAGAGGAAAAATCGGGCTCTAAGGAAGAAGGGGGCGGAAAGACTCCTGGACCTTTGCCAGAAGGCTAA